One part of the Corynebacterium sp. CNCTC7651 genome encodes these proteins:
- a CDS encoding molybdenum cofactor biosynthesis protein MoaE — translation MSTSPRTASRPYTARVIVASTRAAAGHYVDRSGPIAVDFLRGAGFDTPDATVVADKDVDAAVRAALAARPDVVITSGGTGITADDRTVEAVSPHLTQEMPGVVQAFYALGVQNTPTAVLSRAVAGMAGPTFVFTAPGSPGGVRDACAVLAPLLDHIVELAPAPQTPAPAPISPAPADPAYVAEQTGRVLGNVVTHEPLDADALAAQTVTTAMGALVRFEGIVRDHDHGERVATLTYEAHPTAEAELARVLEEVAASLPVRIAAAHRTGPVPIGELAFVVVAAAAHRGDAFAACQTVADRVKAEVPIWKEQALADGTTEWVGIDG, via the coding sequence ATGAGCACTTCGCCCCGCACCGCCTCTCGCCCCTACACCGCCCGCGTCATCGTCGCTTCCACCCGCGCCGCCGCCGGCCACTATGTTGATCGCTCCGGCCCCATCGCCGTGGACTTCCTCCGTGGTGCCGGTTTTGACACCCCCGACGCCACCGTGGTGGCGGACAAGGATGTCGATGCCGCCGTGCGCGCCGCCCTCGCCGCCCGCCCGGACGTGGTCATCACTTCCGGCGGCACGGGCATTACAGCCGACGACCGCACCGTCGAGGCCGTCTCTCCCCACCTCACCCAGGAGATGCCCGGCGTTGTCCAGGCGTTTTACGCGCTCGGGGTGCAGAACACGCCCACCGCCGTGCTCTCCCGCGCCGTGGCCGGCATGGCCGGCCCCACCTTCGTCTTCACAGCTCCCGGCTCCCCCGGAGGCGTGCGCGACGCGTGTGCGGTCCTCGCCCCGCTGCTAGACCACATCGTGGAACTGGCGCCCGCGCCCCAAACCCCTGCGCCCGCGCCCATCAGCCCCGCGCCCGCGGACCCGGCGTACGTTGCGGAGCAGACGGGTCGGGTGCTGGGGAACGTCGTCACGCATGAGCCCCTGGATGCGGACGCGCTCGCGGCGCAGACGGTGACCACGGCGATGGGGGCGCTCGTGCGGTTCGAGGGCATCGTGCGCGACCACGACCACGGCGAACGCGTAGCTACCTTGACCTACGAGGCGCACCCCACCGCCGAGGCCGAGCTCGCTCGCGTGCTCGAGGAGGTCGCAGCCTCGCTCCCCGTCCGCATCGCGGCGGCGCACCGCACGGGCCCGGTGCCCATCGGGGAGCTCGCGTTTGTGGTGGTCGCTGCGGCCGCCCACCGCGGCGACGCGTTCGCCGCCTGCCAGACGGTTGCCGACCGCGTGAAGGCCGAGGTGCCTATTTGGAAGGAGCAGGCGCTCGCCGACGGCACCACCGAGTGGGTGGGCATCGATGGATAG
- the argS gene encoding arginine--tRNA ligase has product MTPADLASTIRQITVDVLRARDLDTDAVPEVVTVERPRNPEHGDYATNVALQVAKKVGMNPRELGQLLADALLNHPAVESAEIAGPGFINLRLASDAQGQLVAQILEQGAAYGASSLYDGQKINLEFVSANPTGPIHLGGTRWAAVGDSLGRVLEASGAEVTREYYFNDHGGQIDRFARSLVAAAKNEPTPEDGYGGGYIREIAQAIVDKHGPAAVEGDAAEVQELFRAEGVEMMFAQIKQSLHEFGVDFDVYFHENSLFESGAVDKAIQTLKGNGNLYEAEGAWWLRSTDFGDDKDRVVIKSDGNAAYIAGDIAYVADKFDRGHTLAIYMLGADHHGYIARLRAAAQALGYDPAAVEVLIGQLVNLVRDGEAVKMSKRAGTVITLEDLVDAIGVDGARYALVRSSVDSGLDIDLDLWTKQSSDNPVYYVQYAHARLCSIERRAAEAGVGGEKAADGSGDVDYGLLNHEKEGDLIRTLGEFPAVVKAAAELREPHRIARYAEELASAFHKFYDSCQILPKQGEDPEPIHAARLELARATRQVLANALGLIGVSAPERM; this is encoded by the coding sequence ATGACACCAGCGGACCTTGCATCCACCATCCGGCAGATCACCGTGGACGTGCTGCGCGCACGCGACCTGGACACCGACGCGGTTCCGGAGGTGGTCACCGTTGAGCGCCCTCGCAACCCGGAACACGGCGATTACGCCACCAACGTTGCGCTGCAGGTGGCGAAGAAGGTGGGCATGAACCCGCGCGAGCTGGGCCAGCTGCTTGCCGACGCGCTTTTGAACCACCCCGCAGTCGAATCCGCCGAGATCGCCGGCCCGGGCTTCATCAACCTGCGCCTGGCCAGCGACGCGCAGGGGCAGCTCGTTGCGCAGATCCTGGAGCAGGGTGCCGCCTACGGGGCTTCTTCGCTTTACGACGGTCAGAAGATCAACCTCGAATTCGTTTCCGCCAACCCGACCGGGCCGATCCACTTGGGCGGCACACGCTGGGCTGCGGTGGGCGACTCGCTCGGCCGCGTGCTGGAGGCCTCCGGCGCAGAGGTGACGCGCGAGTACTACTTCAACGACCACGGCGGCCAGATCGACCGCTTCGCCCGCTCCCTCGTGGCGGCCGCGAAGAACGAGCCGACCCCGGAGGACGGCTACGGCGGCGGGTACATCAGGGAGATTGCGCAGGCGATCGTCGATAAGCATGGCCCTGCAGCTGTCGAGGGGGACGCGGCCGAGGTGCAGGAGTTGTTCCGCGCCGAGGGTGTGGAGATGATGTTTGCGCAGATCAAGCAGTCGCTGCACGAATTCGGCGTGGACTTTGACGTGTACTTCCACGAGAACTCCCTGTTCGAGTCCGGCGCGGTGGACAAGGCGATTCAGACGCTGAAGGGCAACGGCAACCTGTACGAGGCCGAGGGCGCGTGGTGGCTGCGCTCCACCGATTTCGGCGACGACAAGGACCGTGTGGTGATTAAGTCCGACGGCAACGCGGCGTACATTGCCGGCGACATCGCGTACGTGGCGGACAAGTTCGACCGCGGGCACACGCTGGCGATTTACATGCTGGGTGCGGACCACCACGGCTACATCGCGCGTCTGCGCGCCGCCGCCCAGGCGCTGGGGTATGACCCGGCGGCCGTGGAGGTGCTGATTGGCCAGCTGGTGAACCTTGTGCGCGACGGCGAGGCCGTGAAGATGTCCAAGCGCGCCGGCACGGTGATCACGCTGGAGGACCTGGTGGACGCGATCGGCGTGGACGGCGCGCGCTACGCGCTGGTGCGCTCCTCCGTGGACTCCGGGCTGGATATTGACCTGGACCTGTGGACCAAGCAGTCCTCGGACAACCCCGTCTACTACGTGCAGTACGCGCACGCGCGCCTGTGCTCCATCGAGCGCCGCGCGGCGGAGGCTGGTGTTGGCGGCGAAAAGGCCGCTGACGGGTCGGGCGATGTGGACTACGGCCTGCTGAACCACGAGAAGGAGGGCGACCTGATCCGCACCCTCGGCGAGTTCCCGGCGGTGGTGAAGGCCGCGGCGGAGCTGCGAGAGCCGCACCGCATCGCCCGCTACGCCGAGGAGCTGGCGAGTGCCTTCCACAAGTTCTACGACTCCTGCCAGATCCTGCCCAAGCAGGGCGAGGACCCGGAGCCGATCCACGCCGCGCGCCTTGAGCTGGCCCGCGCCACGCGCCAGGTACTGGCCAACGCGCTGGGCCTGATCGGTGTGTCCGCGCCGGAGCGGATGTAG
- a CDS encoding homoserine dehydrogenase — protein MTSPESNGNYPGKGVGEPVGVAILGKGTVGTGVLQLLKEFSYNLEQRIGGPIVVRGVAVANVDKHKNAPEVQGLYLTDNAHELIERDDVDVVVEVIGGIDYPRELVLKALRSGKSVVTANKALVAAHGSELADAANEAGVDLYYEAAVAAAIPVVGMLRRSLAGDQVQRISGIVNGTTNFILDAMATTGATYEEALAEATRLGYAEADPTADVEGHDAASKAAILASMGFHTRVTFDDVHCEGITQITADDIAAAKKANQTIKLLAICERLLDEDGNTRAVNARVHPTLVPNDHPLATVDKSYNAIFVEAEAAGRLMFYGNGAGGAPTASAVLGDLVGAARNKVHGGRAPAENLYANYPVVGFEEVETRYHINMTVNDRVGVLADLARQFADSNVSLSAVRQEESGDGAHLIVVTHAAQERNLQEIVERLEGHEDVRSVNSVIRLGA, from the coding sequence ATGACCAGCCCCGAGAGCAACGGTAACTACCCCGGCAAGGGCGTCGGCGAGCCTGTCGGTGTCGCCATTCTGGGCAAGGGCACCGTGGGCACTGGCGTGCTGCAGCTGCTTAAGGAGTTTTCCTACAACCTGGAGCAGCGAATTGGCGGGCCGATTGTGGTGCGGGGCGTGGCTGTTGCGAACGTCGATAAGCACAAGAATGCCCCGGAAGTCCAGGGCCTGTACCTGACGGACAACGCGCACGAGCTGATCGAGCGCGACGACGTGGACGTTGTTGTTGAGGTGATCGGCGGCATCGATTACCCGCGCGAGCTGGTGCTCAAGGCCCTGCGCTCCGGCAAGTCCGTGGTCACCGCGAACAAGGCGCTGGTGGCGGCGCACGGCTCCGAGCTGGCGGACGCGGCGAATGAGGCCGGCGTGGACCTGTACTACGAGGCCGCGGTGGCGGCGGCGATCCCGGTTGTGGGCATGCTGCGCCGCTCGCTGGCCGGTGACCAGGTGCAGCGCATCTCCGGCATTGTCAACGGCACCACGAACTTCATCCTCGACGCGATGGCGACCACCGGCGCAACGTACGAGGAAGCGCTGGCGGAGGCCACCCGCCTGGGCTACGCGGAGGCGGACCCGACGGCGGACGTGGAGGGGCACGACGCGGCATCGAAGGCTGCGATCCTGGCGTCCATGGGCTTCCACACCCGCGTGACCTTTGACGACGTGCACTGCGAGGGCATCACGCAGATTACTGCGGACGATATCGCCGCCGCCAAGAAGGCGAACCAGACCATCAAGCTGTTGGCCATCTGCGAGCGCCTCTTGGACGAGGACGGCAACACCCGCGCCGTCAACGCGCGCGTGCACCCGACGCTGGTGCCCAACGATCACCCGCTGGCCACGGTGGACAAGAGCTACAACGCGATCTTCGTCGAGGCCGAGGCTGCTGGCCGCCTGATGTTCTACGGCAACGGCGCCGGCGGTGCCCCGACTGCGTCCGCCGTGCTGGGCGACCTGGTTGGTGCCGCGCGCAACAAGGTGCACGGCGGGCGCGCGCCGGCGGAGAACCTGTACGCGAACTACCCGGTTGTGGGCTTCGAGGAGGTGGAGACGCGCTACCACATCAACATGACGGTGAATGACCGCGTGGGTGTGCTGGCAGATCTGGCACGGCAGTTCGCGGATTCGAACGTGTCTCTGTCCGCCGTGCGCCAGGAGGAATCCGGCGACGGCGCCCACCTGATCGTGGTCACCCACGCCGCGCAGGAGCGCAACCTGCAGGAGATCGTCGAGAGGCTCGAGGGCCACGAGGATGTCCGCAGCGTCAACTCCGTGATCCGCCTCGGCGCGTAA
- the lysA gene encoding diaminopimelate decarboxylase — MTVFISTPYGEDAGTFNDLPAHVWPRCAKREEDGVITIAGVPLTEIAEEYGTPVMVVDEDDFRSRCRDMAEAFRGAGNVHYASKAFLTRRVAKWVEEEGLALDVASENELRIALAADFPPERITVHGNNKSEAFLRLCVESRVGHVVIDSHQELAQLEAVAGELGASQDVFIRVKPGVDAHTHEFIATSHEDQKFGISLASGEAYRAAVAAIEAEHLELTGLHCHVGSQVFDAEGFKLAAERVLGLYAQIFNERGVALDYLDLGGGYGIAYMPGEEPLDVALVAQDLLRAVQEAADELGISAPTVVVEPGRAIAGPAAVTVYTAGVIKDVDTSYTTSRRYIAVDGGMSDNIRPSLYGALYDARVANRFTEGTPTATRLVGSHCESGDILIEDVKWPDDIAPGDLIVLAATGAYCYPMASNYNSFGRPAVVSVRAGRVTPMVRRETVEDILAREY; from the coding sequence ATGACTGTATTTATCTCTACCCCGTACGGGGAGGATGCCGGCACGTTCAACGACCTGCCTGCCCACGTCTGGCCGCGCTGCGCCAAGCGCGAGGAGGACGGCGTGATCACCATCGCCGGGGTGCCGCTGACCGAGATCGCCGAAGAGTACGGCACGCCCGTGATGGTGGTGGATGAGGATGATTTCCGCTCCCGCTGCCGGGACATGGCCGAGGCGTTCCGCGGCGCCGGCAACGTGCACTACGCGTCTAAGGCGTTCCTCACGCGACGCGTAGCCAAGTGGGTCGAAGAAGAGGGCTTGGCGCTGGACGTTGCCAGCGAGAATGAGCTGCGCATTGCGCTGGCTGCGGATTTCCCGCCGGAGCGCATCACGGTGCACGGCAACAACAAGTCCGAGGCGTTTTTGCGCCTGTGCGTGGAGTCCCGCGTGGGACACGTGGTGATTGACTCCCACCAGGAGCTTGCGCAGCTGGAGGCAGTAGCGGGTGAGCTTGGTGCGAGCCAGGACGTGTTCATCCGCGTCAAGCCTGGTGTAGACGCGCACACGCACGAATTCATCGCCACCTCGCACGAGGACCAGAAGTTCGGCATCTCGCTGGCTTCCGGCGAAGCGTACCGCGCTGCGGTGGCCGCCATCGAGGCGGAGCACCTAGAGCTCACCGGCCTGCACTGCCACGTTGGCTCCCAGGTGTTCGACGCGGAGGGTTTCAAGCTGGCCGCCGAGCGCGTGCTTGGCCTCTACGCCCAGATTTTCAACGAGCGCGGCGTGGCCCTGGACTACCTGGACCTGGGCGGCGGCTACGGCATCGCCTACATGCCGGGCGAGGAGCCGCTGGATGTTGCACTTGTGGCGCAGGACCTGCTGCGCGCCGTACAGGAAGCGGCGGATGAGCTCGGTATTTCCGCACCGACCGTGGTGGTTGAGCCGGGCCGCGCGATCGCCGGCCCCGCCGCCGTGACCGTCTACACCGCCGGCGTGATCAAGGACGTGGACACCTCCTACACCACGTCGCGCCGCTACATCGCCGTCGACGGCGGCATGAGCGACAACATCCGCCCCTCGCTCTACGGGGCTCTTTACGACGCCCGCGTGGCCAACCGCTTCACCGAGGGCACGCCGACGGCGACGCGCCTGGTGGGCTCGCACTGCGAGAGCGGCGACATCCTTATCGAGGACGTAAAGTGGCCCGACGACATCGCTCCGGGCGACCTGATTGTGCTGGCAGCGACGGGTGCCTACTGCTATCCGATGGCGTCGAACTACAACTCCTTCGGCCGCCCGGCGGTGGTCAGCGTTCGCGCTGGCCGCGTCACACCGATGGTGCGCCGCGAGACGGTGGAGGACATCCTGGCCCGCGAATACTAG
- a CDS encoding ThiF family adenylyltransferase, producing MDRYARQTALIGPAAQARIRAARIAVIGAGGLGSPALLYLAGAGVGHITLIDDDFLDLSNLHRQIIHSSADEGRPKVDSAVDRLAGLNPDVEVEAVRERLAWSNAVNLLEGADVVLDGSDNFATRHVVSHACARLGVPHVWGSILGFEAQMSVFWAGRGPVYEDLYPAPPPPGSVPSCAQAGVLGPLVGVVGAAMAGEALKLVTGLGEPLVGRLGYYDSLAGTWEYLPLVSDPAVTERVSVSDPPGADFAVPEVSPADLDVPPAPSAVPEVSPADLSPATPIIDVREPHEFATYHLPGSVNVPLGEILAGQMGTEPPAGTVFVCASGVRSAQAVAALQARGFTGLASLRGGLGSLQDSELP from the coding sequence ATGGATAGGTACGCGCGCCAAACCGCCCTCATCGGCCCCGCCGCGCAGGCCCGCATCCGCGCCGCCCGCATCGCCGTCATCGGCGCAGGCGGGCTCGGCTCCCCCGCACTGCTCTACCTCGCCGGAGCTGGGGTTGGGCACATCACGCTTATCGACGACGACTTCCTCGACCTCTCCAACCTCCACCGCCAAATCATCCATTCGAGCGCCGATGAGGGTCGCCCGAAGGTCGATTCCGCCGTCGACCGGCTGGCCGGGCTGAACCCGGACGTTGAGGTGGAGGCGGTTCGCGAGCGTTTGGCCTGGTCGAATGCCGTGAATCTGTTGGAGGGCGCCGACGTCGTTTTGGACGGCTCCGACAACTTTGCCACCCGGCATGTGGTCTCCCACGCCTGCGCCCGGTTGGGTGTGCCGCACGTGTGGGGGTCCATCCTGGGCTTTGAGGCGCAGATGAGCGTGTTCTGGGCCGGCCGCGGACCTGTCTACGAGGACCTCTATCCCGCCCCGCCCCCACCCGGGTCCGTGCCTTCGTGCGCCCAGGCCGGCGTGCTCGGCCCGCTGGTGGGCGTGGTGGGCGCCGCCATGGCCGGCGAGGCGTTGAAGCTGGTCACCGGCCTCGGCGAACCCCTTGTTGGCCGCCTTGGCTACTACGACAGCCTCGCCGGGACGTGGGAGTACCTGCCCCTTGTCTCCGACCCAGCCGTCACCGAGCGGGTGTCGGTTTCAGACCCGCCGGGGGCGGACTTTGCCGTCCCGGAGGTTTCCCCGGCCGACCTCGACGTGCCGCCCGCCCCCTCGGCCGTCCCGGAGGTGTCCCCGGCCGACCTCTCCCCCGCGACCCCGATCATCGATGTCCGCGAGCCCCACGAGTTCGCCACCTACCACCTCCCCGGATCCGTGAACGTCCCCCTCGGCGAGATTCTTGCAGGTCAGATGGGTACCGAACCTCCCGCCGGCACTGTGTTCGTCTGTGCGTCCGGAGTGAGGTCAGCCCAAGCCGTGGCCGCCCTCCAAGCCCGCGGGTTCACTGGGTTGGCCAGCCTCCGCGGGGGATTGGGCAGCCTCCAGGACTCTGAGCTGCCCTAG
- a CDS encoding ATP-binding cassette domain-containing protein has translation MPETTQRSTAPTRIQPRVPAAVAALAAAALAAIVLPVAALGLRVPWADIGGIATDPATREMLRVTLVAALLATLSSLVLGLPLALWMQRGRNTAHLARLLVLLPLALPPVVAGLALTALIGKRGALAPLLDATGITFAFAFPGVVAAHTFIALPFVVITLDAALRQLDPEVTDSAQGVGLSPATTIRKVVLPAIRPALVSAAGLAFARSLGEFGTTLTFAGSMPGTTRTMPLGIYLAREIDQDLAYGLAAILVALALATLALSLLPTLLHRDPAPQARATHPLDIQRLAELTRPAAEPPAITAGTSTFPAGTVTALIGPNGAGKTTLAGRIAGRLTGLTIAIGGRTLQDDTRTHVPPHQRGVVLLTQNPGLPPTATALGAVAMVAGTGTAQAQRARALLAAAGLQELADVPVPALSGGQAAQVALVRALAARPAVLILDEPLAAIDAQAAAQWRRFLQATKHHRTTILITHAYTDIATLADHVAVMERGEVIALRPAAEELRAPSSAFSARLAGTNWLPGTLDPQAQALVTDFGAMQGSVDKHGPGAAVFSARDVRLAPAGFARAATVASVDALPTGEMAVELAGGNGVLIAIADRPYTPSEAVTWDVDPARVTLRAL, from the coding sequence ATGCCTGAAACCACCCAGCGAAGCACCGCGCCAACCCGCATTCAACCGCGGGTGCCCGCTGCCGTCGCAGCGCTGGCCGCGGCGGCCCTGGCTGCGATCGTCCTGCCCGTCGCGGCGCTCGGGCTGCGCGTGCCCTGGGCCGACATCGGCGGCATCGCGACGGATCCCGCCACGCGCGAGATGCTGCGGGTCACGCTTGTGGCCGCGCTCTTAGCAACGTTGTCGAGTCTCGTGCTCGGGCTGCCGCTGGCGCTCTGGATGCAGCGTGGCCGGAACACCGCGCATCTGGCCCGCCTACTGGTGCTGCTCCCGCTCGCGCTGCCGCCCGTGGTGGCGGGTCTGGCGCTCACCGCGCTCATCGGCAAACGCGGGGCGCTCGCCCCGCTTCTGGACGCTACCGGCATCACCTTCGCCTTCGCCTTCCCCGGCGTGGTTGCCGCGCACACCTTCATCGCGCTGCCGTTCGTCGTCATCACCCTTGACGCCGCGTTGCGCCAGCTGGACCCAGAGGTGACAGACTCCGCCCAGGGCGTGGGGCTCAGCCCGGCCACCACCATCCGGAAGGTGGTGCTTCCCGCTATCCGCCCCGCGCTGGTTTCCGCGGCGGGGCTCGCGTTCGCGCGCTCGCTGGGAGAATTCGGCACCACGCTCACCTTCGCCGGCTCGATGCCGGGCACCACCCGCACCATGCCGCTTGGCATCTACCTCGCCCGCGAAATCGACCAGGACCTCGCGTACGGCCTCGCGGCAATCCTCGTCGCGCTGGCTCTGGCTACCCTCGCCCTGTCGCTCCTCCCGACGCTGCTGCACCGCGACCCCGCGCCGCAAGCTCGGGCGACGCACCCCCTCGACATTCAACGCCTCGCCGAGCTCACCCGCCCCGCCGCGGAACCACCGGCCATCACCGCCGGAACCTCGACATTCCCGGCGGGCACCGTCACCGCGCTGATCGGCCCGAACGGCGCCGGCAAGACCACCCTCGCCGGCCGCATTGCCGGCAGGCTCACCGGCCTGACCATCGCCATCGGCGGGCGCACCCTCCAAGACGACACCCGCACGCACGTCCCGCCCCACCAGCGCGGCGTAGTCCTGCTCACGCAAAACCCGGGCCTGCCGCCCACCGCCACCGCGCTCGGTGCCGTCGCCATGGTTGCCGGCACCGGGACGGCCCAAGCGCAGCGCGCACGCGCACTCCTCGCCGCGGCGGGCCTCCAAGAACTCGCCGACGTTCCCGTCCCCGCCCTCTCCGGCGGACAGGCCGCACAGGTGGCGCTGGTCCGCGCCCTCGCAGCGCGCCCCGCGGTGCTGATTCTGGACGAGCCCCTCGCCGCCATCGACGCCCAAGCCGCAGCCCAGTGGCGTCGATTCCTCCAGGCCACCAAGCACCACCGCACCACGATCCTGATCACCCACGCATATACGGACATCGCCACGCTGGCCGATCACGTCGCCGTCATGGAGCGCGGCGAGGTGATTGCGCTGCGCCCTGCCGCCGAGGAGCTGCGCGCCCCCTCCAGCGCCTTCAGCGCGCGGCTTGCCGGGACGAACTGGCTCCCCGGCACCCTCGACCCGCAAGCCCAGGCGCTGGTCACAGACTTCGGGGCTATGCAAGGAAGCGTCGATAAGCATGGCCCCGGTGCCGCGGTGTTTTCCGCACGCGACGTGCGCCTCGCCCCGGCCGGCTTCGCGCGGGCGGCAACCGTCGCCTCAGTCGATGCCCTCCCGACAGGCGAGATGGCCGTCGAGCTCGCCGGCGGCAACGGCGTGCTCATCGCCATCGCAGATCGCCCTTACACCCCCAGCGAGGCCGTGACCTGGGACGTCGACCCCGCCCGGGTCACCCTCCGAGCGCTCTAG
- a CDS encoding molybdopterin molybdotransferase MoeA produces MQRTPEAHLAAVRELVPAREPRSTLLFDASLHHATLTEDVVATVDSPAFDNSQMDGYALGFVEAEEAQVGPTVPAGVDPEALYPAGLGSLAAPVMTGSKLPRGTVRVVPVEACEPPQFQAEGETVRVPPGDAGQFVRPRGVDVAAGDVIAPAGTRVGPALVATLAAQGIDKVAAQRPARILLVTGGREIGSAGAASIPDSNGPMLRALAARAGIEVAGHVRTDDDPSVLRQAVSDAVAGAVAAAADCGVDCGVDAIVTSGGISHGKFEVVRQVFSDHAWYGHVAQQPGGPQGVSTFDGIPVISLPGNPVSTLVSFRLYVAPVLGHAPEPVRVPLAASAGDVRGLDGKDQFLRGRIEDGCALPVGGAGSHFIAQATASTCLIRVPAGAAFHPGDLTTVYPL; encoded by the coding sequence ATGCAACGCACGCCCGAAGCCCACCTCGCCGCCGTGCGCGAGCTCGTCCCCGCGCGTGAGCCGCGGAGCACCTTGCTTTTCGACGCTTCCTTGCACCACGCCACCCTCACCGAAGACGTGGTGGCCACGGTGGATTCGCCGGCGTTCGACAACTCGCAGATGGACGGGTACGCGCTCGGGTTCGTGGAGGCCGAGGAGGCGCAGGTGGGACCGACGGTGCCCGCGGGTGTGGACCCGGAGGCGTTGTATCCGGCCGGGCTCGGGTCGCTTGCGGCGCCGGTGATGACCGGGTCGAAGCTGCCCCGCGGCACCGTGCGCGTGGTGCCGGTGGAGGCGTGCGAGCCGCCCCAGTTCCAGGCGGAAGGCGAAACCGTGCGCGTCCCACCCGGGGACGCGGGCCAGTTCGTGCGCCCGCGCGGGGTTGATGTGGCAGCGGGCGACGTGATTGCGCCCGCCGGCACCCGTGTCGGACCTGCGCTGGTGGCGACGCTAGCCGCGCAGGGCATCGACAAGGTGGCGGCCCAGCGCCCCGCGCGGATCCTGCTGGTCACCGGCGGGCGCGAGATCGGCAGCGCGGGCGCGGCGAGCATCCCGGATTCGAACGGGCCGATGCTGCGCGCCCTGGCCGCACGCGCCGGTATTGAGGTGGCGGGCCACGTGCGCACGGACGACGACCCTTCGGTGCTTCGCCAAGCCGTCAGCGATGCGGTTGCCGGTGCGGTTGCGGCAGCCGCGGACTGCGGTGTGGACTGCGGCGTGGACGCGATTGTCACCTCCGGCGGCATCAGTCACGGCAAGTTCGAAGTCGTGCGCCAGGTGTTCAGCGATCACGCCTGGTACGGCCACGTGGCCCAGCAGCCCGGGGGTCCGCAGGGCGTGAGCACTTTCGACGGCATCCCCGTGATTTCGCTGCCCGGCAACCCGGTGTCCACGCTGGTGAGTTTCCGGCTCTACGTCGCGCCGGTGCTCGGCCACGCGCCGGAGCCGGTGCGCGTGCCGCTGGCGGCGTCGGCGGGCGACGTGCGCGGGCTCGACGGCAAGGACCAGTTCCTCCGCGGCCGCATCGAGGACGGCTGCGCGCTGCCCGTCGGCGGCGCCGGCTCCCACTTCATCGCCCAAGCCACCGCTTCGACCTGCCTCATCAGGGTTCCCGCCGGCGCCGCGTTCCACCCCGGCGACCTGACTACGGTCTACCCGCTCTAG
- a CDS encoding MoaD/ThiS family protein produces MRINYFAAARAAAGVSEEEVGQYPTLELLLADASSNHPALQPILPRCSFLVDGLRAEPSASLEGAARVDVLPPFAGG; encoded by the coding sequence ATGCGCATCAACTATTTCGCCGCCGCCCGCGCCGCCGCCGGGGTGAGCGAGGAGGAGGTTGGCCAGTACCCGACGCTGGAGCTGTTGCTTGCCGACGCTTCCTCGAACCACCCCGCACTCCAGCCAATCCTGCCGCGCTGCTCGTTCCTGGTGGACGGTCTGCGGGCAGAGCCGTCCGCATCGCTCGAGGGGGCTGCGCGCGTGGATGTGTTGCCGCCGTTCGCGGGCGGCTAG
- the thrB gene encoding homoserine kinase, protein MATDLPVGLKATVKVPGSSANLGPGFDTLGLAVGIYDTVEVEVTSSGLEVEIFGEGADDLPRDGSHLVVRAIRSGLKAADVDAPGLRVVCHNSIPQSRGLGSSAAAAVAGVVAANALAGFPLDSDAVVQLSSEFEGHPDNAGASALGGAVVSWTDIPVDGRSKPVYRAVRIPVYSSIRAIALVPDFHASTNAVRKVLPSHVTHVDARFNVSRTAVMTAALQSHPELLWEGTRDRLHQPYRADVLPVTAEWVNRLRNRGYAAYLSGAGPTAMVLLTGDTDDKLRALLDDARSAGLKVHELDVAGPVTAEVTGA, encoded by the coding sequence GTGGCAACTGATCTGCCTGTTGGCCTGAAGGCGACGGTGAAGGTGCCGGGTTCCTCCGCGAACCTGGGCCCGGGCTTTGACACGCTCGGCTTGGCCGTGGGGATCTACGACACGGTTGAGGTTGAGGTCACCTCCAGCGGCCTCGAGGTGGAGATCTTCGGCGAGGGCGCGGACGACCTGCCCCGCGACGGCTCCCACCTGGTGGTTCGCGCGATCCGCTCCGGCCTCAAGGCCGCGGACGTGGATGCGCCCGGCCTCCGGGTGGTGTGCCACAACTCCATTCCGCAGTCCCGCGGGTTGGGCTCCTCCGCAGCCGCCGCGGTCGCGGGTGTTGTGGCGGCGAACGCGCTGGCGGGCTTCCCGCTTGATAGCGACGCCGTGGTGCAGCTGTCCTCCGAGTTCGAGGGCCACCCCGATAACGCCGGCGCGTCTGCCCTCGGTGGCGCGGTGGTGAGCTGGACGGACATCCCGGTGGATGGGCGCTCTAAGCCGGTGTACCGCGCCGTGCGCATCCCGGTGTATTCCTCCATCCGCGCCATCGCCCTGGTGCCGGACTTCCACGCCTCCACCAACGCGGTGCGCAAGGTGCTGCCGTCCCACGTCACGCACGTGGACGCCCGCTTCAACGTCTCCCGCACCGCGGTGATGACGGCCGCCCTACAGTCCCACCCCGAGCTGCTTTGGGAGGGCACCCGCGACCGCCTCCACCAGCCCTATCGCGCCGACGTGCTCCCCGTGACCGCCGAGTGGGTCAACCGCCTGCGCAACCGCGGCTACGCTGCGTACCTTTCCGGCGCCGGCCCGACCGCGATGGTGCTCCTTACCGGCGACACCGACGATAAGCTTCGGGCCCTGCTTGACGACGCCCGCTCCGCCGGCCTCAAAGTCCACGAACTTGACGTTGCCGGTCCCGTCACCGCCGAGGTCACCGGCGCGTAG